A stretch of the Methylacidiphilum caldifontis genome encodes the following:
- a CDS encoding L-histidine N(alpha)-methyltransferase has translation MMSTPYFPIKVFLSHSLSEWEQRKYNCLAQGEIDPIFHYTTAAQSHLWKQLFELYSPFSRENGREFYKNCFKEISQTIPSSFPYEIVSLGCGSGEKDHLLLKELMPSSVDLWWTAIDTSLQLLLEACIHCPLNIEKINPILSDILWEDTLKVLKITNSQKRIFTLFGVLPNIDPFVLFKSLETVLSKEDFLILNAHLAPVKSESQQDYIEGIESILYQYDNKETRLWLTEVLRDWGIENKTELFNISFSMHKNFFRIEATVYWKENGRLVLGQGKELKMVKGSPLRLFFSYRFTPERLEEFFSHWSFRVINRWLFSNKEEGIWLLQRI, from the coding sequence ATGATGTCTACACCGTATTTCCCCATAAAAGTTTTTCTTTCCCATTCCTTATCGGAATGGGAACAAAGAAAATATAACTGCCTAGCTCAAGGAGAAATCGATCCCATATTTCATTATACCACTGCAGCGCAATCTCATCTTTGGAAACAACTTTTTGAACTCTATTCACCATTTTCAAGAGAAAACGGAAGAGAATTTTACAAAAATTGCTTTAAAGAAATATCTCAGACAATTCCTTCATCTTTTCCCTACGAAATTGTCAGTCTTGGATGCGGCAGTGGAGAAAAAGACCATCTGCTGCTTAAAGAACTTATGCCTTCGTCTGTAGATCTTTGGTGGACAGCTATAGACACTAGCCTGCAACTCCTTTTGGAAGCCTGTATCCACTGCCCTTTAAACATAGAAAAAATCAACCCCATTTTATCGGATATCCTCTGGGAAGATACCTTAAAAGTCTTAAAAATAACAAACTCACAAAAAAGGATTTTTACCCTTTTTGGCGTTCTTCCCAATATTGATCCCTTTGTCCTTTTTAAAAGTTTAGAAACTGTTTTGTCTAAAGAGGATTTTTTGATTTTAAATGCGCATCTGGCACCCGTTAAATCTGAATCTCAACAAGATTATATCGAAGGCATAGAGTCGATCCTCTATCAGTATGATAATAAAGAAACTCGGTTGTGGCTGACCGAAGTTCTTCGAGATTGGGGAATCGAGAACAAGACTGAATTATTCAACATTTCCTTCAGCATGCATAAGAATTTTTTTCGCATTGAAGCAACAGTTTATTGGAAAGAAAATGGACGGCTTGTTCTCGGACAGGGCAAAGAACTGAAAATGGTCAAAGGAAGTCCCCTGCGTTTATTTTTCAGCTACCGGTTTACACCCGAAAGACTTGAAGAATTTTTTTCCCATTGGTCATTTAGAGTCATTAACCGCTGGCTATTCTCCAATAAAGAAGAAGGGATATGGCTTTTGCAACGGATATAG
- a CDS encoding ComEC/Rec2 family competence protein: MCFAKKCVENVEREREKVPLLVPVVVFAAGCYGGVQGWLKGMTALGCLFLSFALWTKLQKSQWQYPLLLVSLFFVGLLHSKIQWFWLNMQRIKEYKMLKTLKEPLYQGIIDNFPQKKNNTHFFHLKLQAIRMGEKQVPFKEKISCRIVDLHRELYLGQAIELRAKIVLPSRKRNPAEIDYYKLTLSKRLMFELLSEGAFLTPIPQRDRTEGLLIEAVRRKIKENLTVGIPEEKLSSLLCGMIYGDVAGLDQKEAEAFKQAGAYHLFAVSGQNVGILLCMGMFLLQGIGKNRWEYAFLFIPLLLIFSAVSGNGASVVRASIACIYCTVGWALKRKVSGLNGWSVSLFAFLIYDPLSVMDISLELSYAVVLSLLLLSKPLFNLLYYPFRLDPYIPQSLAPVRKRVTDKMGKIGAILFSTSLAAWLGALPCEFFFFHSLCWIGIFNNIIAVPIAEIIVFLGSISAIGGFFSCSIAVFFNTINRFFLWALIVFIDFSAKIPSGIIAVPDMKILRHPFDPWIYIAQADSGHLIVVKNQNSYWILDTLESAENEHLLAILQKDLFIPPHCPYLAFQQGQWRLGENLIEANRELNWKDDNNLDIAFKGNKDGQFYCLVNNENKKILILSYSLPSLSHLENLPCDLLIEHLLNRKKNFPRFSSFIKIYYDLSFPGINPWSLEKKSRTFKKGVWVFINKKKIQLETEN, translated from the coding sequence ATGTGTTTTGCTAAAAAATGCGTGGAAAATGTAGAAAGGGAGAGAGAAAAAGTTCCCTTATTGGTCCCTGTGGTTGTCTTTGCCGCTGGTTGTTATGGGGGAGTCCAAGGTTGGCTTAAAGGCATGACCGCCTTGGGCTGTTTGTTTTTGAGCTTTGCCTTATGGACTAAGCTGCAAAAATCACAGTGGCAATATCCTTTGTTGCTGGTAAGCCTTTTTTTTGTTGGGTTATTACACTCTAAAATCCAATGGTTCTGGCTTAATATGCAAAGGATAAAAGAGTATAAAATGCTCAAAACACTCAAAGAGCCTCTTTATCAAGGAATTATAGATAATTTTCCTCAAAAAAAGAATAATACTCATTTTTTCCATCTCAAACTCCAGGCGATTAGGATGGGAGAAAAACAGGTCCCTTTTAAAGAGAAAATATCCTGCCGGATCGTTGACCTTCATAGGGAACTCTATTTGGGACAAGCGATAGAACTTAGGGCTAAAATCGTTTTGCCTTCAAGGAAAAGAAATCCAGCAGAGATCGATTATTATAAACTAACCCTATCGAAAAGGCTTATGTTTGAACTGCTCTCAGAAGGGGCTTTTCTTACTCCAATACCTCAAAGAGATCGTACAGAAGGGCTGCTCATAGAGGCAGTGAGAAGAAAGATTAAAGAGAATCTTACGGTGGGTATTCCCGAAGAAAAACTTTCTTCCCTGCTTTGCGGAATGATTTATGGGGATGTAGCTGGACTTGACCAGAAAGAAGCTGAAGCTTTCAAACAGGCTGGAGCTTATCATCTTTTTGCTGTAAGCGGTCAAAATGTAGGGATTTTGCTTTGCATGGGAATGTTTTTGTTACAGGGGATAGGAAAGAATCGGTGGGAATATGCATTTCTTTTTATTCCCTTGCTTTTGATTTTCAGCGCTGTTTCAGGCAATGGAGCCAGTGTAGTCCGAGCTAGCATCGCTTGCATTTACTGCACTGTAGGATGGGCCCTGAAAAGGAAAGTCTCTGGCCTTAATGGTTGGTCAGTAAGTTTATTCGCTTTTTTGATTTATGATCCACTTTCAGTCATGGATATAAGCTTGGAACTTTCTTATGCGGTAGTTTTATCTCTTCTTCTTCTTTCTAAGCCCCTGTTTAATCTTTTATATTATCCATTCAGGCTCGACCCCTATATTCCTCAATCCCTAGCTCCTGTAAGGAAGCGTGTAACGGATAAGATGGGAAAAATAGGAGCTATTCTTTTTTCAACTTCGCTTGCAGCATGGCTTGGGGCATTACCCTGCGAATTTTTCTTCTTTCATTCACTTTGCTGGATAGGGATTTTCAACAACATTATTGCTGTTCCGATAGCTGAAATCATTGTTTTTCTTGGCTCAATATCGGCCATTGGAGGGTTCTTTTCTTGTTCCATAGCGGTTTTTTTCAACACTATTAATCGGTTTTTTCTTTGGGCTCTGATTGTTTTCATCGATTTTTCGGCAAAAATTCCAAGCGGTATCATTGCCGTACCGGATATGAAAATACTTAGGCATCCTTTCGATCCTTGGATTTACATTGCCCAAGCTGATTCCGGTCATCTTATCGTTGTAAAAAACCAAAACAGTTATTGGATCCTGGATACATTAGAGTCGGCAGAAAACGAACATCTGCTTGCTATTCTGCAGAAAGATCTTTTCATACCCCCTCATTGCCCCTATCTTGCTTTTCAGCAAGGGCAATGGCGATTAGGAGAAAACCTCATTGAAGCCAATAGAGAACTAAACTGGAAAGACGATAACAACTTGGATATTGCTTTTAAAGGAAATAAAGATGGACAGTTTTATTGCCTTGTAAATAACGAAAACAAGAAAATTCTTATCCTTTCTTATTCTCTCCCGTCCTTATCTCATCTAGAAAACCTGCCTTGTGATCTCTTAATTGAACATCTTTTGAATAGAAAAAAGAATTTTCCCCGGTTTTCTTCTTTCATCAAAATTTATTATGATCTTTCTTTTCCAGGGATAAATCCTTGGTCTTTGGAAAAGAAATCCAGAACTTTTAAAAAAGGGGTTTGGGTTTTCATCAATAAAAAGAAAATTCAATTAGAAACGGAAAATTGA
- a CDS encoding rhodanese-like domain-containing protein produces the protein MNTVSSHLLLQNYLEKIKKKLKSITIQETYARIQNNRAIVIDVREKEEWFRGHIPGALSIERAKIEWEIENVIQQTDFPLICYCGDGQLSMLATYSLGEMGYSQAYWMEKGWKGWKELKYPISYSPQLELRDHLEKLGSICYLARLYDKIKAIYAGMLPPTEYIQDDWDKALLELLCIDSSLLEKLIVSSSNEQNFLIELKKILGPSWPTHHTIELYNERCQLRKMQGVQKPQFWFWGKKHKK, from the coding sequence ATGAATACAGTCTCATCTCATCTCCTACTCCAGAACTACTTAGAAAAAATAAAAAAAAAGCTAAAAAGCATCACTATCCAGGAAACTTATGCAAGAATACAGAACAATCGAGCCATTGTCATCGATGTCAGAGAAAAAGAAGAATGGTTTAGGGGTCATATTCCTGGAGCGCTGTCCATTGAAAGAGCCAAAATTGAGTGGGAAATCGAAAATGTCATTCAGCAAACCGATTTTCCTCTGATTTGTTATTGCGGTGATGGCCAACTGTCGATGCTTGCCACCTATAGCCTTGGAGAAATGGGTTATAGTCAGGCTTATTGGATGGAAAAAGGGTGGAAGGGATGGAAAGAGTTGAAATATCCAATAAGTTATTCACCGCAGCTGGAGTTAAGAGATCACTTGGAAAAATTAGGTTCAATCTGTTATTTAGCCCGGTTGTATGATAAAATAAAAGCGATTTATGCTGGAATGTTGCCTCCAACAGAATATATCCAAGATGATTGGGATAAAGCCCTACTTGAACTTCTCTGCATTGATTCCTCTCTGCTTGAAAAACTGATTGTATCCTCTAGTAATGAACAAAATTTCTTGATTGAATTAAAAAAGATCCTTGGTCCTTCATGGCCGACCCATCATACTATCGAACTGTATAATGAACGCTGCCAATTAAGGAAAATGCAGGGTGTGCAAAAGCCGCAGTTTTGGTTTTGGGGCAAAAAACATAAAAAATAA
- the mnmG gene encoding tRNA uridine-5-carboxymethylaminomethyl(34) synthesis enzyme MnmG — MEYSKKYDVIVVGAGHAGIEAALASSRMGCQTLLLTMNLDTIGQMSCNPSIGGIGKGHLVREIDALGGEMGINTDLTGIQFRMLNMRKGYSVQAPRAQCDKKAYQFRLKAVCERAARLDLFQASVADLIIKENTIKGIVTELGIVIYAAAVIITTGTFLRGLLHVGMNKKTGGRMGESSSSLSDVLRKYGFELGRLKTGTPPRVNGKSIDFSKCTIQPGDNPPPHFSFALADIDMDEEGMYSLNRWKGGMFHVEQLSCAITYTNARTHEIIKENLHKSPLYCGEIQGIGPRYCPSIEDKIVRFADKERHQIFLEPEGKHTEEYYVNGCSTSLPFEVQDRFIHTIEGLEHCQIIRPGYAVEYDYCPATQIYPTMETKAIEGLFFAGQINGTTGYEEAASQGIMAGINAARKIQNEPPLVLGRDQAYIGVLIDDLTTKPIREPYRIFTSRAEHRLLLRQDNADLRLTEIGYEMGLVPKSRLLRVQEKKRMIEETFQKIRKYRHNGMTLEEILKRPECSWNDLPQEFQNVPKEVALHIECEIKYAGYIARERELILKRQKLEDSLIPENIDYEKIPGLKQEAREKLLKIKPLTFGQAARIPGVNPTDVAVIMVWSKRIKAARNETL, encoded by the coding sequence ATGGAATACTCTAAGAAATACGATGTAATTGTGGTTGGGGCGGGACATGCGGGAATAGAAGCTGCATTAGCCTCTTCTCGCATGGGTTGCCAGACACTATTGCTCACCATGAACCTCGATACCATAGGACAGATGTCCTGTAACCCTTCTATTGGAGGTATTGGCAAAGGTCATCTTGTTAGAGAAATTGATGCTTTAGGAGGTGAGATGGGTATTAATACGGATTTGACAGGGATACAGTTTCGCATGCTCAACATGAGAAAAGGCTATAGCGTTCAAGCACCTCGAGCCCAGTGCGACAAGAAAGCCTATCAGTTTAGACTCAAAGCGGTATGTGAAAGAGCAGCTCGGCTAGATCTTTTCCAGGCCTCCGTTGCTGATCTTATAATCAAGGAAAATACAATAAAAGGGATTGTTACTGAGTTGGGTATTGTCATCTATGCGGCTGCAGTCATTATTACAACGGGAACATTTTTAAGAGGCTTGCTCCATGTAGGCATGAATAAAAAAACGGGAGGGAGAATGGGGGAGTCTTCAAGTAGTCTCTCGGATGTTTTAAGAAAATATGGTTTTGAACTGGGTCGGCTTAAAACTGGAACTCCTCCTCGAGTAAACGGGAAATCGATCGATTTTTCCAAGTGCACCATTCAACCCGGAGACAATCCTCCCCCACATTTTTCTTTTGCTTTAGCTGATATCGACATGGATGAAGAAGGCATGTATTCGCTTAATCGATGGAAAGGGGGAATGTTCCACGTGGAACAATTATCTTGTGCTATTACTTATACAAATGCCAGGACTCATGAGATAATAAAAGAAAATTTGCATAAATCACCTCTCTACTGCGGAGAGATCCAGGGAATTGGGCCAAGGTATTGTCCTTCGATAGAGGATAAAATTGTTCGGTTTGCAGATAAAGAGCGACACCAGATTTTTCTAGAGCCAGAAGGTAAACACACCGAAGAATATTATGTCAATGGTTGTTCAACAAGCTTGCCTTTTGAGGTTCAAGATCGGTTTATACATACCATTGAAGGACTTGAGCACTGCCAGATTATTAGGCCAGGATATGCAGTTGAATATGATTACTGCCCGGCAACCCAGATATACCCGACGATGGAAACAAAAGCTATTGAAGGGCTGTTTTTCGCTGGGCAGATTAATGGAACAACAGGCTATGAAGAGGCCGCCTCACAGGGTATAATGGCCGGAATCAATGCCGCAAGAAAAATCCAAAATGAGCCTCCTCTCGTGTTGGGCAGGGACCAAGCCTATATAGGAGTCCTTATTGATGATTTAACGACAAAACCCATAAGAGAACCTTATAGAATATTTACTTCCAGGGCTGAACATAGGCTTTTGCTTCGCCAAGACAATGCCGATTTGAGACTTACAGAAATAGGATATGAAATGGGACTAGTTCCCAAGTCCAGGTTACTTCGTGTTCAAGAAAAAAAGAGGATGATAGAAGAAACCTTTCAGAAAATAAGGAAGTATCGACACAATGGAATGACTTTAGAAGAAATTCTAAAAAGGCCCGAATGTAGCTGGAATGATCTTCCCCAGGAATTTCAAAATGTTCCGAAAGAGGTGGCCTTGCATATCGAATGTGAGATAAAATATGCGGGCTATATAGCACGGGAAAGGGAGTTGATTTTGAAACGTCAAAAACTTGAAGACTCCTTGATTCCTGAAAATATAGATTACGAAAAAATTCCAGGGTTAAAGCAGGAGGCCAGAGAAAAACTCCTGAAGATTAAACCCTTAACTTTTGGACAAGCTGCAAGAATACCCGGAGTCAATCCTACAGATGTTGCGGTGATTATGGTGTGGTCTAAAAGAATAAAAGCCGCAAGAAATGAGACCTTATAA
- the dnaB gene encoding replicative DNA helicase, with protein MKKKAEDSTLDPIPSLFSGEAEKAILGLMLTNPELVIDQVIERLTTDDFYVPAHRVLFDVIKDLHFRNIVIDLTTVHQYLVDHHLEEKIGGPSLLADLIASFATHLNLEAYIKIIKDKSILRKLHSAALNIVQNIYEHSHSVTQVLDQAEKRIFEITDLTISRSMVKAAAEMQKAIDLIECFHNHKRKGRLFGIPTGFHQLDQITTGWQNGDMIVLAARPGVGKTALGLTFACKALKERYDQDKDLWIKPGYAVGFFSLEMTAVQIMLRFLASIGSESLQKIRRGELEASSLEKLKRLAEDAKDWPFYIDDSSDLTIHQLRAKARRMKNQFGIDLIIIDYLQLLHSDSEQAKENRQVEISEISRGIKALAKELNIPIIVLSQLNRRMEEGKSEPALHHLRESGAIEQDADVVLLLHKLETEPGADLSKIPYVIHVAKQRNGPTDKIDILFNSPYTRFDDPLKHEAEMSYA; from the coding sequence ATGAAAAAAAAGGCTGAGGATTCAACCCTCGATCCTATCCCTTCTCTTTTTAGTGGAGAAGCTGAAAAGGCCATACTTGGCCTTATGCTGACTAATCCAGAACTGGTCATCGATCAAGTCATAGAAAGGCTGACTACAGATGATTTTTATGTCCCCGCCCACCGTGTTCTTTTTGATGTCATAAAAGATTTACATTTTAGAAATATTGTTATCGACCTTACCACCGTTCATCAATATCTGGTAGACCACCATCTTGAAGAGAAGATTGGAGGGCCATCTCTGCTTGCCGATCTCATTGCTTCTTTTGCAACCCATCTTAATCTAGAAGCCTATATCAAGATCATTAAAGACAAAAGCATATTACGCAAGCTCCATAGTGCAGCACTGAATATTGTACAAAATATTTATGAACATTCCCACTCGGTTACCCAAGTCCTCGATCAAGCTGAAAAGCGCATTTTCGAAATCACTGACCTGACTATCAGCCGCTCTATGGTTAAGGCTGCAGCAGAGATGCAGAAAGCGATCGATCTTATTGAGTGCTTTCATAATCATAAAAGAAAAGGCAGATTGTTTGGAATTCCTACGGGTTTTCATCAACTCGACCAGATTACAACAGGTTGGCAGAATGGGGATATGATTGTTTTAGCTGCAAGACCCGGAGTAGGGAAAACGGCATTGGGTCTGACATTTGCTTGTAAAGCCCTAAAAGAAAGATATGACCAGGATAAGGATCTTTGGATTAAACCTGGCTATGCCGTTGGATTCTTTAGTTTAGAAATGACCGCTGTTCAAATCATGTTAAGGTTTTTAGCGTCGATTGGCAGTGAAAGCTTACAAAAAATACGTCGAGGCGAACTTGAAGCTTCCAGTTTGGAAAAATTAAAAAGACTTGCTGAGGATGCCAAGGATTGGCCTTTTTATATCGATGATTCGAGTGATTTGACTATTCATCAGCTGCGTGCCAAAGCCCGAAGAATGAAAAACCAGTTTGGTATTGATTTAATCATCATCGATTATCTCCAACTTTTACATTCCGACTCTGAACAAGCAAAAGAAAATAGGCAGGTAGAAATTTCAGAAATATCACGGGGGATTAAAGCCCTAGCTAAGGAATTAAATATCCCCATCATCGTTTTGTCCCAGCTCAATAGAAGAATGGAAGAAGGAAAAAGCGAACCCGCTCTTCATCATTTAAGAGAGTCGGGTGCCATAGAACAGGATGCCGATGTTGTTCTTCTCCTTCACAAATTAGAAACAGAGCCGGGTGCAGATCTGTCAAAAATCCCTTACGTCATTCATGTAGCTAAACAAAGAAATGGGCCTACAGATAAAATCGACATTTTATTCAACTCCCCTTATACTCGATTTGATGATCCCTTAAAGCATGAAGCTGAAATGAGCTATGCCTAA